DNA sequence from the Rubripirellula tenax genome:
TCGCCATTGAGGTACCCAAAAACAGCTACACGATCTCGGTCACCTCGAAATTCAACGACCCCATCGTCGCTCAAAAAATTGTCCAATCGATCATGGACGAGTATGGCGCGTATCACGTCGAAGCACACAACTCGACGGGGTCACTCGGTTTTTTTGAACAGCAAACCGAATCCAGCCAGTCCGATGCGATCGAAGCTCGCAAGAAACTGCAGCAAGCCAAAAGCCAAATGGGATGGATGAGCACCGTCTCGGCGGAAGAATCGCTTCGCCAACGGATCCTTAACCTCGAGCTATCGCTCGACCAAACCAACAGCGAACTTGCCGACGCTAGCAGCAAAGCTAAATCCATTGCCGAACGCTTAGAAACGATTGAAGAGTGGATTCCGATGGAAACCACCAAGGTCGCGAACAACGCGGTCGACGGAATGCGAACCCAACTCTATGGCTACAAGTTGCAAGACGGCGAAGAACTATCGAAGGTGACGGCCAGCCACCCACGCTACAAAATTTTGCGTGACAAAATCATCCAAGGCGAAGACATCGTCAACGCGGCGGAAGACGATCGCGAGCAAACGGTCGAAGCTCGAAACCCATTGCGATTGAGTCTGGAAACCGACTACCAGACCGCGTTGACTACGGCCGCGGGGCACGCCAGCCGGCGAGATTCGCTTGCCAAAAGCCTTGAATCGGCCCACGCTGATTTGCAACGACTTAACGATGATGCGGTCGTTTTAGCGGAATTGAATTGGGCTGCCGACATCGCTGAGAAAAACTATCTCAGCCATTCGCGAAGCCTCGAAAGTTCGCGAATGATGCAAGAATTGGACAACCAAAAAATGTCCGACGTTTCAGTGATCCAGAACGCATCACTGAACTTAGAAAAGGTCGGCCCACCTCGAGCGATCTTGGCCTGTATCGGCGCGATGCTCGGATTGTGCTTGGGAATGATCCAGGCTCTCGTTCGTGGTGTTGCGGCACCGCGTCGATCAGATCGTCGTTCGACCGTTCGCCCAAGCGTGCCTCGGCCGAAGACTCGGTCGACCGACGCTAACCATGTTTCGATCAATGCGGACTTGGCACTCCACGACAATGCTGCGGAAGAGATCGGCTATGTCTCCTCCGTCCCGCGGTAAGAGTCGCGTCCCACCTGAATCTGCACCCCTCCGTTTTTCCTACCAAATTTCCTCTGCAAAGGATTTCCATAGTGCTTGGAGCCTTGATCCGCGATTGGAGTCAACGTTTGCCTTTACTCGGCGTGCGTGATCGTTTGCTGTTAAGCGAAGTCGAATTCAGTCGACAAGTCGCTTGCGAACGCGTCCGCGCAACGCGTCGATCGATTCCTTTCTGCATCATTGCAATCAAGCTGATCGCCCGCGACCAACGGCGCACCAAGACGCAACAGATGCTGCGTTTACTGCATCACAACCTGCGGATGACTGACCAAAAAGGGATGCTCGAACAGGGGCAATTCGGAATCCTGCTTGTCGACACGCCTGAGATGGGCGGACGATCGGCAATCGATCGGCTGGCCGAAGTCATGCGGACGAACAATCTAAATGTTGACATGAAATTGCGTGTCCACGATCCAAGTGGTTTCGGTGCCGACGACTCGGACGGTGGCCTGCCGCCAAAATCCATGCTTCGCCGGCGTGGCGAAAGCGTGGACACCAGTGACGCAGACGGCTTCGCGGTTTGCCGAACGGGCGACAACGCCCAAGACGCAATCGTTGCGGTCACGCATGACGATCCGCTCGTGCGATCACCGCTGATGCGAATGATGGCCAAACGGACGGTCGACATTGTCGGTGCATCGGTCGGTTTGACCCTGCTCAGTCCGGTGATCTTGGGCGCGATGCTGAAGATCAAACTGGAAGACGGTGCTGCGCCGGTTTTCAAGCAGACTCGCGAAGGTTTCCGCGGCAAACCGTTCACGATCTACAAGTTGCGTACGATGGTCGTTAATGCCGAAAATCGGCAAGCCGAACTGCGGCACCAAAGCCATCGCGACGGACCAGCGTTCAAAATCAAGAACGATCCAAGGATCACCAAAACGGGACAGTTTTTGCGACGCACCTGCATCGACGAATTGCCACAGCTTTGGAATGTTCTCAAAGGCGACATGTCGCTGGTCGGTCCACGCCCCCTGCCTTGGCACGAAAGCCGTGCGTGCGTCGGTTGGCACCGTCGGCGATTGGACGTCCGCCCTGGGATGACGTGCTATTGGCAGGTAAACAAGGCCAACATTGAATCGTTCGACGATTGGATGCGACTGGACCTTCGCTATCTCGAACGCTTTGGCTTGGTCGAAGATTTCCGATTGATCTTCCAAACCATCAAAGTTCCTATATTGGGTCGCGGGAGCGAGTGATATTTCGGTGACCTTGCTTGAATCACAAACCGCAGGGATGCAGGCGAAAAACACTTCAAGGATTGATGCGAAAGTCGTGTTTCTGACGCACTACATCCCGCTTTATCAAGTGCGGGTGTTGCAGTCGTTGGCTGCGTCGATCAGTGATTTCCAGGTCCTGTTGAGTACGCCGATCGAACCGAATCGTGATTTCACACCCGACTGGACGGGCTTGGATGTTTCCGTGCAAGACACATGGACGTTCCGCCGCAAATGGAAACATCGCGAAGCGGGCTTCGACGACTCGCTCTATGTCCACATTCCCTACGACACGACGTCACGGCTGAAGAAACTGAATCCCGACGTTGTCATGTCGCTCGAATTGGGTGCGAGGTCCGTCGGCGCCGCGATGTACTGCCTGCGAAACCCGCAAACCAAACTGGTGCTTTGCACCTACATGAGCGAACGAACCGAACAGGGACGTGGCGTGCTGCGTGGGATGATCCGAAAAGGCCTGATCAAGCGAGCAGACGCGATCACCTACAACGGACCATCGTGCCATCAATACCTGAAACAAATCGGTGCACCCGAGGAACAACTGTTCCCCCTTCCGTATGCCGCCGATGACCGCACGCTTTATCACGGCCCAGTCGGTCGGTGTGATGACGCGACGCGACATCGATTGCTTGTCGTTGGACAATTGAGCGAGCGGAAGGGCGTCCTGCCCCTCGTGGAACAGGTATCACAGTATGCCCTCGAAAATCGCGCCCGGAACATCGAATTGGTGTTCGCCGGCAACGGCCCGCTTCGTGACGAGATCCAATCGATCGTCGGTCCCGAAAATCTGACCGTGAGTGTGCTCGGGAATCTGACACCGACCGAACTGTCCGAGGAAATGCTTCGTTGTGGTGCGATGATCGCTCCTTCGCTGGCCGACGAATGGATGCTCGTCGTGAATGAATCGCTGCATGCCGGACTGCCCGTGATCGGCAGCATCCATGCCCAAGCCGTGACAACTTTGATTCGCGATGAGGTCAACGGTTGGCAGTACGATCCACAGGTCGACGAGAGCTTGGCGCGAGTTCTCGATCGATACTTTAACGCCTCAAGTGAAGCGATTGGCAAAATGCGAATCGCCGCCCGTGAATCGGTTTCCGATCGGACTCCAGAGTGGGCTGCCGCCGGCGCGCTCGACGCGATTCGACACGTTTTGAAATCAAAATCATGAGTCGACCGATCGCAAGCCTGTCGATGGACCTGGACAACAAGTGGGCCTACCTGCGCGCCGCTGGACGTCCTGATTGGGCCGAGCGACCGGGCTATTTGCCGCTGGTCATCGATCGCATTGTTGATGTCTTGGGCGAATTGGACTTGCCTTTGACCGTCTTTATCGTTGGTCGAGACTTGGCCGGTGACGGCAATGACGAGTCGGAAGCGATCCGTCAATTTGGTCAGCTGCAATCGTGGGAACCGGCCAACCATTCGCTGAATCATTTACCGTGGATGCACACGATGGAAGCCGCCGAGATCGCGGACGAAATCGAAACCACACACCATCGCATTCTCGCCGCGACGGGCCGACGACCGCTGGGGTTTCGTGGCCCCGGCTTCAGTTGCCCCGACGAAGTGCTGCGGGTGCTTGCGGAACACGACTACGTGTACGACGCGTCGATCTTTCCGACGTCGATTGCGCCGATCGCGCGGATGGTGTTCTTGATCAAGAGCGACTTGAAAGGCGAACAACGCGAGAAGGCCAAGAAACTCTACGGCGGATTCTCGTCGCTTCGGCAACCCAACCGTCCGTTTCGTCGTGCGGTGGACGGTCATCAGTTGTGGGAAATGCCGGTCACGGTGATGCCGATCACGCGAACGCCGATCCATTTCAGTTACTTCACCTATTTGGCCAGTTTTTCGACGCTGGCGGCAAAGACGTACCTTCGCACCGCGCTGCGGATGTGCAAGCTGACAAACACGCCGCCGTCGCTCCTGTTGCACCCGCCCGATTTCTTGGGTCACGATGACGATTCCGACATGGCCTATTTCCCTGCGATGAACATGAGTCGCCAAGAAAAGCTTTCGATCGTCCGCTGGGGACTCAAACTGTACGCTGAATCGTTTGATGTATCCTTGATGATCGATCAATTGAAAGCCGCGGATCGCTCGATCGCGTCGTCGATCCAAACCCAAAAGCACACGCCGCAACCATCCACCGTTACTAACTGAGTCAAAAAGAAGATGATCGATCTCGGCAAACGAAGTGTCGTTGGCATCAACGTCAATGCGATCGACTACGAAGCCGCCGTTGCCAAAGTCATTGAGGCAGGCAAGGCTCGCCGACCGATGTCTGTGACGGCGTTGGCTGTTCACGGCGTGATGACCGGCGTCAGCGATGCCCAGCACAAGTACCGGCTAAACCAATTCGATCTGGTTTGCCCGGACGGCCAGCCCGTCAAATGGGCGTTGAACCAAATTCATGGCTGCGGACTGGGCGACCGCGTCTACGGCCCGGAACTGACGCTGCGACTTTGCGAAGCGGCGGCGAAGCATGATGTGCCGATCTATTTGTTCGGCGCGACCACCGACATGTTGGACCAGTTCGCCGATCGCCTTTGCGAGAAGTTCCCGGGACTTAAGATTGCCGGACGCCGGGCATCACGCTTCCGCACGCTGTCGACGGAAGAACGCGACGAGTTGGCCGACGAGATCAACGCCAGCGGCGCGGGCCTATGTTTCGTCGGGTTGGGGTGCCCGCGGCAAGAAGTGTTTGCCTACGAAATGCGTGATCGTGTTTCCATGCCATTGGTTGCGGTCGGTGCGGCGTTCGCCTTTCATGCCGGGATGCTGGAACAGGCGCCGCCATGGATGCAGCGGAATGGGCTGGAGTGGTTCTTTCGACTGACTCGCGAACCGAAACGGCTGTGGAAACGCTACTCGACGACCAACCCCGCATTTGCGACCTTGGCGATCCTGCAAAAGCTGAAGCTCTATTCGGCGAAGACGGATACGGGTACCCCGCCGGCGGATGATGTGCTGTTCGGATAGGCCGGCTGGGGCGAGTTGATGGGTTTTGACGGTCCAGTAATCGGAACCTAAGGGCACCGCGATGTCCGATCGCCGCTGCGCCCTTGCGGGCACGCAATCAGGCGGGATAATCGGGGACTATCGCAAAAGTCAACCGCTTCCCCGTCTTACAGAACAGGTATCTGTCATGCCTTTGGTCCCCCTCCGCGTTGTCCTCGATCACGCTGCCGAAAACAATTACGGCGTCGCCGCGTTCAACGTCAACAACATGGAACAAATCCAGTCGATCATGGAAGCGGCTGAAGAAACCGATTCGCCCGTGATCATCCAAGCGTCACGCGGCGCTCGCTCGTATTCGCAAGACGCCTACCTGCGTCACCTGATGATCGCTGCGACGGAACTGTACCCGCACATTCCGATCGTCATGCACCAAGACCACGGCAACAGCCCCGAGACCTGTCAATCGGCGATCGACAACGGTTTCACCAGCGTGATGATGGACGGGTCGCTAAAGGAAGACGGCAAGACGCCCGCCGACTATGACTACAACGTCAAAGTCACCTTGGCCGTCGTCAAAGCGGCCCACTCGCAAGGCGTTTCGGTCGAAGGCGAACTCGGTTGCCTCGGCTCGCTCGAATCGGGCGAAGGCGAACAAGAAGACGGCCACGGCGCGGTCGGCGAACTGACCCACGACCAACTGTTGACCGACCCCGACGAAGCACAACGCTTTGTCGAAGAAACCGGCGTCGACGCATTGGCCGTTGCGATCGGAACCAGCCACGGTGCTTACAAGTTCACCAAGAAGCCGACCGGCGAAGTGTTGGCGATGGACCGCATTGAAGCCATTCACGCCAAGCTGCCCAACACCCACTTGGTCATGCACGGCTCGTCGAGCGTCCCGCAAGAATTGCAGGACATCATCAACAAGTACGGCGGCAAGATGAAGCAAACCTACGGTGTGCCCGTCGAAGAAATCCAACGCGGTATCAAGAGTGGTGTTCGCAAGATCAATGTCGACACCGATTGCCGCATGGCGATCACCGGTGCGATCCGCAAGGTCTTGACCGAAGATCCAGGCGCGTTTGATCCACGTGCGTACTTGAAGCCCGCCCGCGCGGCGATGAAGGACGTTTGCGTCGCCCGCATGACGGCGTTCGGCCAAGCCGGCAACGCATCGAAGTTGCGCAAGGCCATGGGCGTCACTGCCTAGTCCGGTGGTAAACCGGCGGCTGATCGACGCTTTTGATACTCACGTTGCCCGTCGTGGCAACGTGAGTGCGTTGGTGTCTCGCCGCCGATCGTGTGAGTTAAAAGCGGGTGAATTGATAACGGCGACTTGGGCAGAACTTGCTCGCGCCGTCGATGCTCGCTCGGCTGCTTTCTCGAATCTTCCGTTCTCTCGCATCCCTTCGGACAACACGTTCGAACAGATCGTCGACATCCTGGCGGCGATGCGGGCGGGTGTCATGGAAGTTTCGGTCGATCCGCGTTCGGCACCCATGGCCGACGGGCCGGTCGACGTCGGTGGCGATGCAGCGATTGTTCTGCAAACCAGCGGAACGACTTCACAGCCCAAGGGTGTCGTGTTAACGCACGACAACTTGTACGGCAATGCGGCGGCAAAGCTGGCCGCCGTTCCGCAATCCAACGACGACGTTCGATTGACCGTTTTGCCGCTCTCGCACGCCTATGCCAGAACCAGTGACTTTGGCACTTGGCTGATCAGCGGTTGCACGCTGGCAGTGACACACGGCTTTGAAGGCTTGATTCAGCTTGCGCCGTTGGTTTCTCCGACGTTGATGAACGTCGTTCCGTCGATCGCCTACCGACTGCTCCAGCATGACTTGGACGCGATCGGATTGGAGCGACTGCGGTTGCTTGGCTGCGGAGGCGCGCCGATTTCGGTCGCAGCATTCGAGCAATTCAAGCGACTCGGGGTGACGGTGATCCAGGGATACGGCTTGACCGAAACGGGACCCGTGATTTGCAGCGCGACGCCCGACAATGCGACGGCGGGTTTCGTTGGCGACTTTGTCGACGGATGGGAGCATGAAATTCGCGACGGTGAATTGTTCGTCCGCGGGCCGCACGTGATGAAAGGGTACTGGGGCGATGAACAGGCGACGCGAAATAAAGTCGACGCCGAGGGTTGGTTACGGACCGGCGATTTGGTCCAGCGTGATGCGGCAACGGGTCAGCTTCAAATTCTCGGCCGCGTCGACGATGTGATCGTGATGGACAACGGCCGAAAAATTTCGCCGTCGCCGATCGAGCGAGACGTCGAACAACTCGCCGGCGTCCGCCACGCGATGCTGGTTTGGCGAACACGGCTTGAGCTGTGGATCGATGGTGATGCGAGCGAGACCGAAATCCGCGCATTGCTATTGAAGCATCCCGAATGCCGCCGCGCGACCGTCCATCGCTTCGATCCACCGTTATCGATCGAGCAAGGCGAACTGACCGCGAAGGGAACGATCCGCCGAAAGGTCGTCCAACGACGCTATGCCGGGTCGTAGGCGTCGCTGCCCAGGCCGCGGCCTCGCGGGATGAATTTGCACATCAGGATGCCCAACATGTACAAGAACATCAGCGGGATCGCCAACGCGATCATGCTGGTCACGTCGGCCGGCGTCACGATCATCGCGATCACGTTGATCACCAGTACCGCGACCTTCCAGCTATCGATGAAGGCCTGTGTCTCCAGCAGCCCGATGCGTTGGATGAACAACATCACCAGTGGCAATTGGAACGCGATTCCGAATCCCAGTGGCAGCATCAGAACGAAGTTGACGTAGTACGAAAGCCGCGGCTCGATGGCGACATCCATGGAACCGTTGAACGCCAACAGGAATGCCAACACATAATGCAGCACCAGAAAGAACGCCAAGATCACACCGCTGATGAAAAGCAACACGGAGATCGGCAGATAGACGTACACATAGCGTCGCTCGTGGTCATGAAGTCCCGCCGCCACGAATGACCAGATGTGATAGAAAATCATCGGCGATGCAAAGACAGCACCGACGATCAATCCGGCTTTGACCCAGATCATGAACGGCTCTTCCATCTTCAACGAACTGAGGCCGGTCTTGTTTTGACGCAGTTGAAGACGTGGCTTCAGTTTCGCCGGGTCGGGAATCGATCCCAGGATATTGGCCAACTCTCGAGGCTCGATCGTGACCTGAGCGGTTTCGTCGGTGGACGTTTGGCCCGACACCGAAACATCGGCATCGCTCGCCGGTGGCACCACGGCCCGCAACGAATCCATCGTTAGGTTTTGATATTCTTCGGGAACGTCGTAGACGATCTCCGCGACCAGTGATCCGCCCGAAAGGAAGGCCCGAAGCGGTTTGACTTCGTCGGATTTCGGATCGTAACCCATCCGATACAAGTCGCGATCGGCCTGGAATTCGCGGATCGCAGATTCCAGCGGTTTTTGAATGAACAAAATCACGCTGTCAGCGAAGAACAACCCGAACAACATCCCGAAGGTCAACCACATGATTGCCTTCACCAAACTTTGGCGAAGTTCATCCAGGTGCTCCCCGAACGTCATCGTCGAATTGTCAAACAGGTCGTCTTTGGGGCGAGCCAATCGGTCCACGAATCGTGTCTCACATGGGCCAGAATCTGCTCTGGCGTTAAAAAGGGACGTATATTTCCAACAGTGTAACAGCCGGCGGCGAAAACGCCCGGGCCACCGATATCCTGAACGTCGCAAAATCTTGGTTGTCACCGACAAAAATACGCCGATGAATGCCTATCCGCTCACCTTTCACCCCGTTTTGAAGCAAACCATTTGGGGCGGTCGCCGCTTAGGCACCCAATTGGGCAAGCCCATCGGCGCAGATTCCAATTATGCCGAAAGTTGGGATATCGTCGATCATGGGGCTGACCAGAGCGTTGTCGCCGACGGTCCGCTGGCCGGAAAGACGTTGGCAGAAGTCATTGCGTCTAACCGCAAGTGGTTGCTCGGCGATGTAGATGTAAAGGGAATCGATTCGAAAGGATCGGGGCGGTTTCCGCTGCTGTTCAAATATCTCGATTGCAACCGCGTCCTGTCGGTCCAAGTTCACCCCGACGATCGATACGCCGCCCAGATGAGCCAACCCGACTTGGGAAAAACCGAAGCCTGGTATGTCGTTGCTGCCGATCCAGGAAGCCTGATTTATGCCGGTCTGAAATCGGACGTCAACAAAGCGACTCTGCGTGAAGCGGTGCAGGCGGGTCAAACCGAACAGGCACTGCATTCATTTCAGCCTCAGGTCGGCGACATCGTTTTCATCCCCGCCGGAACGGTACACGCCCTCGGTGCGGGTCTGGTGATTGCCGAAATCCAGCAATCCAGTGATACGACCTTCCGTTTGTTCGATTGGAATCGCGTCGACGAGCAAGGCAACAGCCGGCCGCTTCATATTTCAAAGAGCCTGGACGTGACGGACTATGCATCGGGTCCTGTGATGCCCCGGCGTCCGGACGAAGAAGTCGCAGGCTGGCAAACGATGGTCCAGAGCGACAAGTTCGTGATGCAATTGATGACCAAGGGCGTCGACACCCTCGGCGGCGACGGCAAGTTTCACATCGTGACCGTTCCACGCGGGCGAGTGACATTGGAATTCGCCGGCGAGACTCAGACACTCGGTGCGGGCACAACCATGCTGTTACCGGCGGCATCGTCGACGTGCAAAGTTGCGGTGCCATCGCCTGATTCCGTCGTGATGGCGTCGCACTTGCCGGACTGATGCGAACGACCCGAACTGGGTTCCACGATTCCTCAGGGATCGGAACGGAATGCTTGCTAAGCGTGGTGCCAGTCGGTCGATCGAGACCTTGATCCCACACGTCATTCCTTCGGGTGACAAAGTCGCTCTTACAAGTGACGGCGAAACCTATGTATGGTTGGCCGCGGGACGCCCCCCGATCAACCAGTTTCTTGGGAATTCATCGTCATGACAGGTCGCCGATTCGCGTCTCTTTCCAGTTTCGGTTTGGCTGCAATTGCGGCCATCGCCATTTCCGGATGTCGGGGTAACGGTTTTTTCCCGCCCGCCGGGCCGATGAACCAGCAA
Encoded proteins:
- the fba gene encoding class II fructose-bisphosphate aldolase (catalyzes the reversible aldol condensation of dihydroxyacetonephosphate and glyceraldehyde 3-phosphate in the Calvin cycle, glycolysis, and/or gluconeogenesis), with protein sequence MPLVPLRVVLDHAAENNYGVAAFNVNNMEQIQSIMEAAEETDSPVIIQASRGARSYSQDAYLRHLMIAATELYPHIPIVMHQDHGNSPETCQSAIDNGFTSVMMDGSLKEDGKTPADYDYNVKVTLAVVKAAHSQGVSVEGELGCLGSLESGEGEQEDGHGAVGELTHDQLLTDPDEAQRFVEETGVDALAVAIGTSHGAYKFTKKPTGEVLAMDRIEAIHAKLPNTHLVMHGSSSVPQELQDIINKYGGKMKQTYGVPVEEIQRGIKSGVRKINVDTDCRMAITGAIRKVLTEDPGAFDPRAYLKPARAAMKDVCVARMTAFGQAGNASKLRKAMGVTA
- the tatC gene encoding twin-arginine translocase subunit TatC, encoding MDRLARPKDDLFDNSTMTFGEHLDELRQSLVKAIMWLTFGMLFGLFFADSVILFIQKPLESAIREFQADRDLYRMGYDPKSDEVKPLRAFLSGGSLVAEIVYDVPEEYQNLTMDSLRAVVPPASDADVSVSGQTSTDETAQVTIEPRELANILGSIPDPAKLKPRLQLRQNKTGLSSLKMEEPFMIWVKAGLIVGAVFASPMIFYHIWSFVAAGLHDHERRYVYVYLPISVLLFISGVILAFFLVLHYVLAFLLAFNGSMDVAIEPRLSYYVNFVLMLPLGFGIAFQLPLVMLFIQRIGLLETQAFIDSWKVAVLVINVIAMIVTPADVTSMIALAIPLMFLYMLGILMCKFIPRGRGLGSDAYDPA
- a CDS encoding type I phosphomannose isomerase catalytic subunit yields the protein MNAYPLTFHPVLKQTIWGGRRLGTQLGKPIGADSNYAESWDIVDHGADQSVVADGPLAGKTLAEVIASNRKWLLGDVDVKGIDSKGSGRFPLLFKYLDCNRVLSVQVHPDDRYAAQMSQPDLGKTEAWYVVAADPGSLIYAGLKSDVNKATLREAVQAGQTEQALHSFQPQVGDIVFIPAGTVHALGAGLVIAEIQQSSDTTFRLFDWNRVDEQGNSRPLHISKSLDVTDYASGPVMPRRPDEEVAGWQTMVQSDKFVMQLMTKGVDTLGGDGKFHIVTVPRGRVTLEFAGETQTLGAGTTMLLPAASSTCKVAVPSPDSVVMASHLPD
- a CDS encoding glycosyltransferase family 4 protein encodes the protein MTLLESQTAGMQAKNTSRIDAKVVFLTHYIPLYQVRVLQSLAASISDFQVLLSTPIEPNRDFTPDWTGLDVSVQDTWTFRRKWKHREAGFDDSLYVHIPYDTTSRLKKLNPDVVMSLELGARSVGAAMYCLRNPQTKLVLCTYMSERTEQGRGVLRGMIRKGLIKRADAITYNGPSCHQYLKQIGAPEEQLFPLPYAADDRTLYHGPVGRCDDATRHRLLVVGQLSERKGVLPLVEQVSQYALENRARNIELVFAGNGPLRDEIQSIVGPENLTVSVLGNLTPTELSEEMLRCGAMIAPSLADEWMLVVNESLHAGLPVIGSIHAQAVTTLIRDEVNGWQYDPQVDESLARVLDRYFNASSEAIGKMRIAARESVSDRTPEWAAAGALDAIRHVLKSKS
- a CDS encoding GumC family protein; translation: MNRKTDSLIAPSGDAPDTWAVISPRDLMNVIQHRLPSVALTAVLTTAAVVGLLVAWPNEYISDGLFYARLGRGAVAIDPTTEPGRSVSLQDSRSSEVASISQMLGSREIADRVVRKVGAREINFERTWVDRATRAIGNAAKRFSFKSDTSGDSIERAEYDRQIAHEAAVKRVVHSVAIEVPKNSYTISVTSKFNDPIVAQKIVQSIMDEYGAYHVEAHNSTGSLGFFEQQTESSQSDAIEARKKLQQAKSQMGWMSTVSAEESLRQRILNLELSLDQTNSELADASSKAKSIAERLETIEEWIPMETTKVANNAVDGMRTQLYGYKLQDGEELSKVTASHPRYKILRDKIIQGEDIVNAAEDDREQTVEARNPLRLSLETDYQTALTTAAGHASRRDSLAKSLESAHADLQRLNDDAVVLAELNWAADIAEKNYLSHSRSLESSRMMQELDNQKMSDVSVIQNASLNLEKVGPPRAILACIGAMLGLCLGMIQALVRGVAAPRRSDRRSTVRPSVPRPKTRSTDANHVSINADLALHDNAAEEIGYVSSVPR
- a CDS encoding WecB/TagA/CpsF family glycosyltransferase; its protein translation is MIDLGKRSVVGINVNAIDYEAAVAKVIEAGKARRPMSVTALAVHGVMTGVSDAQHKYRLNQFDLVCPDGQPVKWALNQIHGCGLGDRVYGPELTLRLCEAAAKHDVPIYLFGATTDMLDQFADRLCEKFPGLKIAGRRASRFRTLSTEERDELADEINASGAGLCFVGLGCPRQEVFAYEMRDRVSMPLVAVGAAFAFHAGMLEQAPPWMQRNGLEWFFRLTREPKRLWKRYSTTNPAFATLAILQKLKLYSAKTDTGTPPADDVLFG
- a CDS encoding sugar transferase; this translates as MLGALIRDWSQRLPLLGVRDRLLLSEVEFSRQVACERVRATRRSIPFCIIAIKLIARDQRRTKTQQMLRLLHHNLRMTDQKGMLEQGQFGILLVDTPEMGGRSAIDRLAEVMRTNNLNVDMKLRVHDPSGFGADDSDGGLPPKSMLRRRGESVDTSDADGFAVCRTGDNAQDAIVAVTHDDPLVRSPLMRMMAKRTVDIVGASVGLTLLSPVILGAMLKIKLEDGAAPVFKQTREGFRGKPFTIYKLRTMVVNAENRQAELRHQSHRDGPAFKIKNDPRITKTGQFLRRTCIDELPQLWNVLKGDMSLVGPRPLPWHESRACVGWHRRRLDVRPGMTCYWQVNKANIESFDDWMRLDLRYLERFGLVEDFRLIFQTIKVPILGRGSE
- a CDS encoding AMP-binding protein, with amino-acid sequence MSRRRSCELKAGELITATWAELARAVDARSAAFSNLPFSRIPSDNTFEQIVDILAAMRAGVMEVSVDPRSAPMADGPVDVGGDAAIVLQTSGTTSQPKGVVLTHDNLYGNAAAKLAAVPQSNDDVRLTVLPLSHAYARTSDFGTWLISGCTLAVTHGFEGLIQLAPLVSPTLMNVVPSIAYRLLQHDLDAIGLERLRLLGCGGAPISVAAFEQFKRLGVTVIQGYGLTETGPVICSATPDNATAGFVGDFVDGWEHEIRDGELFVRGPHVMKGYWGDEQATRNKVDAEGWLRTGDLVQRDAATGQLQILGRVDDVIVMDNGRKISPSPIERDVEQLAGVRHAMLVWRTRLELWIDGDASETEIRALLLKHPECRRATVHRFDPPLSIEQGELTAKGTIRRKVVQRRYAGS
- a CDS encoding polysaccharide deacetylase family protein, whose translation is MSRPIASLSMDLDNKWAYLRAAGRPDWAERPGYLPLVIDRIVDVLGELDLPLTVFIVGRDLAGDGNDESEAIRQFGQLQSWEPANHSLNHLPWMHTMEAAEIADEIETTHHRILAATGRRPLGFRGPGFSCPDEVLRVLAEHDYVYDASIFPTSIAPIARMVFLIKSDLKGEQREKAKKLYGGFSSLRQPNRPFRRAVDGHQLWEMPVTVMPITRTPIHFSYFTYLASFSTLAAKTYLRTALRMCKLTNTPPSLLLHPPDFLGHDDDSDMAYFPAMNMSRQEKLSIVRWGLKLYAESFDVSLMIDQLKAADRSIASSIQTQKHTPQPSTVTN